In a genomic window of Aggregatimonas sangjinii:
- the cmk gene encoding (d)CMP kinase: MGKITIAIDGYSSTGKSTLAKQLAKSLGYIYVDTGAMYRAVTLFALRKKYINEKGTDEDALITSLPQIRLQFKFNDDLGYAEMYLNGENVEQEIRKLEVSRYVSKISVVEAVRDKLVAMQREMGKEKGLVMDGRDIGTVVFPDAELKIFMTASADARAARRYKELLDKGEEITYADVLKNVRERDHIDSNRKHSPLRKGDDAIELDNTDMGLQEQFERILNFAKRVIEKAP; encoded by the coding sequence ATGGGAAAAATCACCATAGCCATAGATGGCTATTCTTCTACGGGAAAGAGCACATTGGCCAAACAGCTGGCGAAATCCTTGGGCTATATTTATGTAGACACGGGTGCCATGTATAGGGCAGTCACACTTTTTGCATTGCGCAAGAAGTATATAAATGAGAAAGGTACCGATGAAGATGCGCTCATTACCTCATTGCCGCAGATACGGCTTCAGTTTAAATTCAATGACGATTTGGGCTATGCCGAAATGTACTTGAACGGAGAGAATGTAGAGCAGGAAATTCGAAAGCTTGAGGTTTCTAGATATGTCAGTAAAATTTCCGTTGTCGAAGCGGTGCGGGACAAATTAGTGGCAATGCAACGCGAAATGGGAAAGGAAAAAGGCCTGGTTATGGATGGTCGCGATATCGGTACCGTTGTATTTCCCGACGCGGAACTTAAAATTTTTATGACCGCCTCGGCGGACGCCAGGGCGGCAAGACGTTACAAAGAGCTGTTGGACAAAGGAGAAGAAATCACGTATGCCGATGTACTGAAAAATGTAAGGGAGCGTGATCATATCGACTCTAATAGAAAACATTCCCCACTGAGAAAGGGAGACGATGCCATTGAATTGGACAATACCGACATGGGGCTTCAAGAGCAATTCGAACGCATTCTGAACTTCGCGAAACGGGTTATTGAAAAGGCACCATAA
- a CDS encoding LysM peptidoglycan-binding domain-containing protein gives MSVKAKYQGVLNLGEQLGIKDGNVTEENGVLKIKGEANTPYEKDLLWDKIKQLGGENASDIKANITVSDSSVYHRHTVASGESLSKIAKHYYGDAMKYQKIFEANTNILKSADVIHPDQVLVIPNP, from the coding sequence ATGAGTGTTAAAGCAAAGTACCAAGGGGTTTTGAACCTTGGCGAGCAACTAGGAATAAAGGATGGTAACGTTACCGAGGAAAATGGTGTGCTTAAAATAAAAGGAGAGGCCAACACCCCATACGAAAAAGATCTTCTATGGGACAAAATAAAACAATTGGGTGGTGAAAATGCCTCCGATATCAAAGCCAACATAACTGTCTCGGATAGTTCTGTATATCACAGACATACCGTGGCTAGTGGGGAATCGTTGAGCAAAATCGCCAAGCATTATTATGGCGACGCTATGAAATATCAGAAAATTTTTGAGGCGAACACCAATATCCTTAAAAGTGCAGATGTGATTCATCCGGACCAAGTTCTGGTCATTCCGAATCCGTAA
- the rpsA gene encoding 30S ribosomal protein S1 — translation MAEENKEAQVEETTAAPAEKVAEAPAQDPQEFLENFNWEKYEQGIERVEDSKLEEFEKLVTENFVDTADEEVVTGTVVYLTDREAIIDINAKSEGVISLNEFRYNPDLKVGDNVEVLIDIREDKSGQLVLSHRKARTIMAWERVNKAHDNEEVVSGFVKCRTKGGMIVDVFGIEAFLPGSQIDVKPIRDYDQYVNKTMEFKVVKINHEFKNVVVSHKALIEADIEEQKKEIISQLEKGQVLEGVVKNITSYGVFIDLGGVDGLVHITDLSWSRINHPNEVVDLDQKLNVVILDFDENKSRIQLGLKQLEKHPWEALSDEIKIGDKVKGKVVVIADYGAFIEVVEGVEGLVHVSEMSWSTHLRSAQDFVKVGDEIEAVVLTLDREDRKMSLGVKQLTPDPWTDITTKYPVGSRHEGIVRNFTNFGVFVELEEGIDGLIYISDLSWTKKIKHPSEFVTVGDKIEVEVLELDVDGRKLSLGHKQTTENPWDKYETEFALGTVHKGSLTEIVDKGATIDFNDDITAFIPQRHLEKEDGKKLGKGEEAEFKIIEFNKDFKRVVASHTAIFREEEERNVRSAVKRQSKASDEAKPTLGDANEALQALKEKMEAGAKKK, via the coding sequence ATGGCTGAAGAAAACAAAGAGGCCCAAGTAGAGGAAACTACTGCGGCACCAGCAGAAAAAGTAGCAGAAGCTCCTGCTCAAGACCCACAGGAATTTTTAGAAAATTTTAATTGGGAAAAATACGAGCAGGGTATCGAACGTGTCGAGGATTCCAAATTGGAAGAGTTCGAAAAGTTGGTTACCGAGAATTTCGTGGATACTGCCGATGAAGAGGTCGTAACGGGAACGGTAGTTTACTTGACCGATCGTGAAGCGATCATTGATATCAACGCAAAATCGGAAGGGGTTATCTCCTTGAATGAATTTCGATACAATCCAGACCTCAAGGTTGGTGACAACGTAGAGGTACTTATAGATATTCGTGAAGACAAAAGCGGCCAGTTGGTACTTTCGCATAGAAAAGCGAGAACTATCATGGCTTGGGAACGCGTAAACAAGGCACATGACAACGAAGAAGTGGTCAGTGGTTTTGTGAAATGTAGAACGAAAGGAGGAATGATCGTCGATGTATTTGGTATCGAGGCGTTCTTGCCCGGTTCGCAGATCGATGTAAAACCGATTCGTGACTACGATCAGTACGTTAACAAAACCATGGAATTCAAAGTGGTGAAAATAAACCATGAATTCAAAAACGTGGTCGTATCGCACAAAGCGTTGATCGAGGCTGATATCGAAGAGCAGAAAAAAGAAATCATCAGTCAGCTTGAAAAAGGACAGGTACTGGAAGGTGTTGTGAAAAACATCACTTCTTACGGCGTCTTTATCGATTTGGGTGGTGTTGACGGTTTGGTTCACATTACCGATCTTTCTTGGAGCAGAATCAATCACCCGAACGAGGTTGTTGATCTAGACCAGAAATTGAATGTGGTCATCCTTGACTTTGATGAGAACAAATCAAGAATCCAATTAGGATTGAAGCAGCTTGAAAAGCATCCGTGGGAGGCATTGAGCGATGAGATTAAAATAGGTGACAAGGTGAAAGGTAAAGTAGTCGTTATTGCCGATTACGGTGCATTTATCGAAGTGGTTGAAGGTGTAGAAGGATTGGTACACGTTTCTGAAATGTCTTGGTCTACCCACTTGCGTTCGGCACAAGACTTTGTAAAAGTTGGTGACGAGATCGAAGCGGTAGTATTGACCTTGGATCGCGAAGATCGGAAGATGTCGTTGGGTGTGAAACAATTAACACCAGACCCATGGACTGATATTACTACGAAGTATCCTGTAGGTTCTAGACATGAAGGTATTGTGAGAAACTTTACCAACTTTGGCGTTTTCGTAGAGTTGGAAGAAGGTATCGACGGTTTGATTTACATTTCTGACCTTTCATGGACCAAGAAAATAAAACACCCATCTGAATTTGTTACCGTTGGTGACAAAATCGAGGTTGAGGTATTGGAATTGGATGTTGATGGTCGTAAGTTGAGTTTGGGCCATAAACAAACCACCGAAAACCCTTGGGACAAGTATGAAACCGAGTTTGCTTTAGGTACGGTTCACAAAGGATCGCTTACCGAGATTGTTGATAAAGGTGCGACTATAGATTTCAACGATGACATTACGGCATTTATCCCGCAACGTCATTTAGAGAAAGAAGATGGTAAGAAGCTTGGAAAAGGCGAAGAAGCCGAATTCAAGATTATCGAATTCAACAAAGACTTTAAACGTGTGGTTGCGAGTCATACAGCAATTTTCCGAGAGGAAGAAGAGCGAAATGTACGCTCAGCGGTCAAACGTCAGTCAAAAGCAAGTGACGAAGCGAAACCTACTTTGGGTGACGCAAACGAAGCGTTGCAAGCATTGAAAGAAAAAATGGAGGCCGGCGCTAAGAAAAAGTAA